In Winkia neuii, a genomic segment contains:
- the gatB gene encoding Asp-tRNA(Asn)/Glu-tRNA(Gln) amidotransferase subunit GatB: protein MSTLMKYEDVVANFDPVLGIEVHVELGTKTKMFDAAPNAFGGEPNTQITPVSLGLPGSLPVVNHKAVEYAIKIGLALNCNIAEFCRFARKNYFYPDLVKAFQTSQYDEPIAYDGYVDVELDDGTMFRVDIERAHMEEDAGKNTHIGGAEGRIQGASYSLVDYNRAGVPLVEIVTRPIEGAGERAPEVAAKYVQTLRDIFRALDVSEARMERGNVRADVNVSLRKDPSAPLGTRTETKNVNSFRAIDKTVRYEMRRQGAILSRGGKVIQETRHWHEEDSTTSSGREKSDAEDYRYFPEPDLVPVAPSREWVEQLRQSLPELPVVRRRRLREEYGFTDMEMRDVVNAGALDLIVQTVEAGTKPVAARKWWMTELSRAAKDRQVDLVDLPVAPEQIAQLQKLVDDGKMTDKLARKCLEGVLEGEGDPAEVMSKRGLELVQDDGALDAAVAKVVDANPDIVAKVQSGKTKAVGALVGQVMKEMRGKADAAKASQLLLKACQEK from the coding sequence GTGAGCACACTTATGAAGTACGAGGACGTCGTAGCGAACTTCGACCCCGTCCTCGGCATTGAGGTACACGTGGAGCTTGGTACCAAGACCAAGATGTTTGATGCTGCTCCGAACGCCTTTGGTGGGGAACCGAACACGCAGATCACTCCCGTCTCTCTGGGCTTGCCCGGATCGCTTCCGGTGGTAAACCACAAGGCAGTTGAGTATGCGATCAAGATCGGCTTGGCACTGAATTGCAATATCGCTGAGTTCTGCCGGTTTGCTAGGAAGAACTACTTCTATCCGGACTTGGTAAAGGCATTCCAGACTTCCCAGTATGACGAGCCGATCGCTTATGACGGCTACGTTGACGTAGAGCTGGATGACGGCACGATGTTCCGTGTTGACATTGAGCGAGCCCACATGGAAGAAGACGCTGGCAAGAACACCCACATTGGTGGTGCGGAAGGCCGTATTCAGGGCGCGTCTTACTCGCTGGTGGACTATAACCGTGCCGGTGTTCCCCTAGTAGAGATTGTTACCCGTCCGATCGAGGGCGCCGGTGAGCGGGCTCCTGAAGTTGCTGCCAAGTACGTGCAGACTCTGCGCGATATTTTCAGGGCGCTAGACGTTTCTGAGGCTCGCATGGAGCGGGGCAATGTGCGTGCGGATGTGAACGTGTCGTTGCGGAAGGATCCTTCTGCTCCGCTGGGTACTCGTACCGAGACCAAGAACGTGAACTCGTTCAGGGCCATCGACAAGACCGTGCGCTACGAGATGCGTCGCCAGGGAGCGATTCTGTCGAGGGGCGGAAAGGTCATTCAGGAAACTAGGCACTGGCACGAAGAGGATTCGACTACTTCTTCTGGCCGCGAGAAGTCTGATGCTGAGGACTACCGCTACTTCCCAGAACCGGATCTTGTTCCGGTTGCGCCTTCCCGGGAATGGGTTGAGCAGTTGCGCCAGTCTCTGCCTGAGCTGCCTGTGGTTCGCCGCCGCAGGTTGCGCGAGGAATATGGCTTCACCGACATGGAGATGCGGGACGTTGTAAACGCAGGTGCTTTGGATCTGATCGTACAGACGGTGGAAGCTGGCACGAAGCCTGTGGCCGCTAGGAAGTGGTGGATGACCGAGCTCTCGCGTGCAGCGAAGGATAGGCAGGTGGATCTTGTGGATCTGCCGGTCGCCCCAGAGCAGATCGCCCAGCTGCAGAAGCTGGTTGACGACGGCAAGATGACCGACAAGCTTGCTCGTAAGTGTCTAGAGGGCGTGCTTGAAGGCGAGGGCGATCCCGCCGAGGTCATGTCCAAGCGAGGACTTGAACTAGTGCAGGACGATGGGGCGCTGGATGCGGCTGTAGCAAAGGTCGTGGATGCGAACCCGGATATCGTGGCTAAGGTTCAAAGCGGCAAGACCAAGGCGGTTGGCGCTCTGGTCGGTCAGGTAATGAAAGAAATGCGTGGCAAGGCTGATGCAGCCAAGGCCAGCCAACTCCTTCTAAAGGCATGTCAAGAAAAGTAA
- a CDS encoding threonine/serine ThrE exporter family protein, with product MRWQNIKHHVREVFRPQGLQTDVGASPESELTQVSGQQEEIDQMIEEDELLTEQSKVVMRLGHMLLACGASSFRVKVSMSRLAAALGVREHHAQVTFGEISSTVYGKCNFRTEVSEQRTFGTNAAQLDRLRVFVQHLKVRMSVEEANRALDKIAANGPEYGTVANMLASGISCACFCFLNRGGLVECILAGIAATAGQALRKQMMIRHMNHFGIWMACGVVASTIYVALATLFNLALPHLASASEIANLPVWFTGTSSGYHAGIVSAVLFLVPGFPLITAMLDLVRSDLAAGVNRSVYVMMLVVSAGAAVWLTSLAFSWAVDPPATPPISGVGLYLVRMLCSFIAAYGFAMLFNCTLEVSFWAALICAIVNPLRFFGVEEGLLWQFAVGVEAFAIGMGAHFISKATKYAYSRVSLSVPAAVLMIPGVPLYAGLTHMNQGNYAEAISSITEVCIVILAVGIGLALARMVTDPNWRTESELRKLHPGAKTAHRYVMR from the coding sequence ATGAGATGGCAAAATATCAAGCACCACGTTCGTGAAGTTTTCCGTCCCCAGGGGCTCCAGACCGATGTAGGAGCCTCACCTGAGTCTGAGCTGACCCAAGTAAGCGGGCAACAGGAAGAAATCGATCAGATGATCGAGGAAGATGAGCTGCTCACTGAGCAATCTAAAGTGGTAATGCGACTTGGGCACATGCTGCTGGCCTGCGGCGCTAGCTCCTTCCGCGTCAAAGTCTCGATGTCTCGCCTGGCTGCCGCTCTCGGGGTGAGGGAGCACCACGCGCAGGTGACATTTGGAGAGATTTCCTCGACGGTGTACGGAAAGTGCAACTTCCGTACTGAGGTATCAGAGCAGCGAACCTTTGGTACAAATGCCGCGCAGTTGGACCGACTGCGGGTGTTTGTGCAGCATCTAAAGGTGCGGATGAGCGTGGAGGAGGCCAACCGGGCACTCGACAAGATTGCTGCTAACGGTCCAGAGTACGGCACTGTTGCGAATATGCTGGCCTCAGGTATTAGCTGTGCGTGCTTCTGTTTTCTAAACCGAGGCGGTTTGGTCGAATGCATCCTTGCCGGTATTGCCGCTACGGCCGGACAGGCGCTGCGTAAGCAGATGATGATAAGGCACATGAACCACTTCGGCATCTGGATGGCTTGTGGGGTAGTGGCCTCCACCATTTACGTTGCCTTAGCGACTCTTTTCAATCTCGCACTGCCGCATCTGGCGAGTGCTTCCGAAATAGCAAACTTGCCCGTGTGGTTCACAGGAACTTCCTCCGGATACCACGCCGGTATTGTCTCGGCCGTACTGTTCCTAGTGCCCGGATTCCCCTTGATTACCGCTATGCTCGATTTAGTTCGTTCGGACCTAGCTGCCGGGGTAAACAGGTCCGTGTACGTGATGATGCTAGTAGTGTCTGCGGGCGCGGCAGTCTGGCTGACATCGCTAGCATTCAGCTGGGCAGTAGATCCGCCGGCAACGCCGCCGATTTCGGGTGTCGGACTTTACCTAGTACGAATGCTTTGCTCCTTTATTGCGGCATACGGCTTCGCAATGCTCTTCAACTGCACGTTAGAAGTCTCTTTCTGGGCAGCGCTTATTTGCGCAATTGTAAACCCCTTGCGTTTCTTCGGCGTCGAAGAAGGCCTACTGTGGCAGTTTGCGGTGGGGGTCGAGGCATTCGCGATTGGCATGGGCGCTCACTTTATTTCTAAGGCCACAAAATACGCGTATTCACGGGTCTCCCTGTCAGTGCCCGCTGCGGTGCTAATGATCCCAGGTGTGCCGCTGTACGCGGGACTTACCCATATGAACCAGGGCAACTACGCGGAGGCCATCTCGTCCATCACCGAGGTATGCATTGTAATTCTGGCAGTAGGGATCGGGCTAGCTCTAGCACGAATGGTCACGGATCCCAACTGGCGTACAGAATCCGAGCTGCGAAAGCTGCACCCGGGAGCTAAGACGGCACACCGCTACGTGATGCGGTAG
- the gatA gene encoding Asp-tRNA(Asn)/Glu-tRNA(Gln) amidotransferase subunit GatA — protein MNSILQLSALELAQKLSAGELTSVELTQACLDRIAAVDDKVHAFLHVDAEGALETAHKVDEARSQGQELHPLAGIPIAVKDNIVTRGIPTTCASKILEGWLPPYDATVVTTLKKAMLPIVGKTNMDEFAMGSSTEHSAFGPTHNPWDLDRIPGGSGGGSAAAVGSFMVPLALGSDTGGSIRQPAAVTGTVGVKPTYGAVSRYGLVAMASSLDQIGPVTRTLADAAALQELIGGHDPADSTSLDEPVADLLEAVRSGKAEGLRVGIVKQLQGEGYQDGVVSTFNRVIDSLREAGAEIVEVDCPSFEYALSAYYLIMPAEVSSNLARFDGVRYGLRVEPAEGHATAERVMAATREAGFGDEVKRRIILGTHVLSAGYYDAYYGSAQKVRTLVQRDLDRVFEQVDVLMSPTAPTTAWKLGQKLDDPLAMYLGDVTTIPSNLAGIPGVSVPIGLDPQEGLPVGLQVLAPAREDKRMYAAAAAVSNVVEANLPEFCPAKTWKEDK, from the coding sequence ATGAATAGCATTTTGCAGCTTTCCGCGCTCGAGTTGGCGCAGAAGCTTTCTGCTGGCGAGCTCACCTCTGTGGAGCTGACTCAGGCCTGTTTAGACCGGATTGCCGCGGTGGATGACAAGGTGCACGCGTTCTTGCACGTTGATGCCGAGGGCGCCCTGGAGACGGCACACAAAGTTGATGAAGCGCGCAGCCAGGGACAGGAATTGCACCCGCTGGCGGGTATTCCGATTGCGGTAAAAGACAATATTGTTACTCGTGGCATTCCTACTACCTGCGCGTCGAAGATCCTTGAAGGATGGCTTCCTCCGTACGACGCTACTGTGGTTACTACTCTGAAGAAGGCAATGCTGCCGATCGTGGGTAAGACCAACATGGACGAGTTCGCGATGGGCTCTTCTACCGAGCACTCCGCTTTCGGCCCTACCCATAACCCGTGGGACTTGGATCGTATCCCAGGCGGATCTGGTGGCGGCAGCGCAGCGGCTGTTGGCTCCTTCATGGTCCCACTTGCTCTGGGGTCTGATACGGGCGGTTCTATTCGCCAGCCGGCCGCGGTTACTGGCACTGTTGGCGTGAAGCCGACTTACGGCGCGGTCTCTCGTTATGGCCTGGTTGCCATGGCTTCTTCTTTGGATCAGATTGGTCCGGTTACCAGGACTCTGGCGGATGCGGCAGCTCTGCAGGAGCTGATCGGCGGGCACGATCCGGCCGATTCGACCTCGCTGGATGAACCTGTTGCCGATCTGCTAGAGGCAGTTCGCTCGGGCAAGGCTGAGGGGTTGCGCGTTGGCATTGTGAAGCAGCTGCAGGGCGAGGGCTACCAGGACGGAGTCGTCTCCACCTTCAACCGTGTCATCGATTCTTTGCGTGAAGCTGGCGCAGAAATTGTAGAGGTCGACTGTCCGTCCTTCGAATATGCCCTCTCGGCTTACTACTTGATTATGCCTGCAGAGGTCAGTTCCAACCTGGCCCGTTTTGACGGCGTTCGCTACGGCCTCCGCGTGGAGCCTGCTGAAGGCCACGCCACCGCAGAGCGAGTAATGGCAGCTACCCGTGAGGCAGGCTTTGGTGACGAGGTAAAGCGCCGCATTATCTTGGGCACGCACGTACTTTCCGCGGGCTATTACGATGCTTACTACGGCAGCGCACAGAAGGTGCGTACGCTCGTTCAGCGCGATTTGGATCGTGTCTTTGAACAGGTTGATGTGTTGATGTCTCCTACTGCTCCCACCACCGCGTGGAAGCTGGGGCAGAAACTGGATGATCCGCTCGCCATGTACCTGGGCGACGTTACGACTATCCCGTCGAACTTGGCCGGCATCCCTGGCGTGTCGGTGCCGATCGGACTGGATCCGCAAGAGGGACTTCCTGTTGGCCTGCAGGTTTTGGCTCCCGCTAGGGAAGACAAGCGGATGTACGCGGCTGCGGCTGCGGTCTCGAATGTCGTAGAGGCTAATCTGCCGGAGTTTTGCCCGGCTAAGACGTGGAAGGAAGACAAGTGA
- the gatC gene encoding Asp-tRNA(Asn)/Glu-tRNA(Gln) amidotransferase subunit GatC gives MSTISTEEVARLAGLARIALTDSEITRLAGELDQIADAVSRVSEVATPDVPATSHPIALQNVMREDEVGPTLDRDEVLAAAPASERGQFKVAQILGEE, from the coding sequence ATGTCGACTATTTCCACTGAAGAGGTCGCCCGGCTTGCTGGGCTGGCCCGTATTGCACTTACTGATTCGGAGATTACGCGACTTGCTGGCGAGCTTGACCAGATTGCAGATGCGGTTTCGCGCGTGTCTGAGGTTGCGACTCCTGATGTTCCGGCTACTTCCCACCCGATTGCGTTGCAGAACGTTATGCGCGAGGACGAGGTAGGTCCAACTTTGGATCGCGACGAGGTGTTGGCTGCTGCGCCCGCATCGGAGCGGGGTCAATTCAAGGTTGCGCAGATTTTGGGGGAGGAATAA
- a CDS encoding NAD-dependent malic enzyme: MRTSPSYTVQLRLVLSQQRISAGQVVDLVTGTGAEITGLDVAHSEGAGLTVDLTCDTRDSEHRRQVAKLLAETPGVQVQAVSDATFLAHIGGKLDVEPKTPIRNRDDLSRVYTPGVARVCTAIHDEPSKAWSLTVKKNTVAVVTDGTAVLGLGDIGPEAAMPVMEGKACLFKQFGGVDAWPVALDTKDTDQIVEIVKAIAPAYGGINLEDISAPRCFEIEERLREELDIPVFHDDQHGTAIVCLAALLNALKLVDKKIEDIRIVVSGVGAAGSAIIKLLMAQGAKDIVGYGRSGALVSDDVEGMHPSRRWLAEHTNPRKVKGSLKEGLKDADVFIGVSHGDILTGEDIAQMAPDAIVFAMANPIPEVDPMEASKYAKIVATGRSDFPNQINNVLAFPGLFRGLLDARVSQITTEVLRVAAVAIAEVISEDELAPEYIIPGVFHPRVADAVSTAVKEAVADLPHHEVAVQEHVNY; the protein is encoded by the coding sequence ATGAGGACTTCACCTTCTTACACGGTCCAGCTGCGGCTGGTCCTTTCTCAGCAGCGGATCTCTGCTGGCCAGGTGGTTGACCTGGTAACTGGTACCGGTGCCGAGATCACCGGCTTGGATGTTGCCCATTCCGAGGGCGCCGGCCTTACCGTCGACCTCACTTGCGATACTCGCGACAGTGAACATCGCAGGCAGGTTGCCAAGCTACTAGCGGAAACTCCCGGAGTGCAGGTTCAGGCGGTTTCTGATGCCACCTTCCTCGCACATATTGGGGGCAAGCTGGATGTGGAGCCGAAGACTCCAATCCGCAACCGCGACGACCTGTCTCGCGTGTATACGCCAGGGGTAGCCCGGGTGTGTACTGCGATCCACGACGAGCCTTCCAAGGCTTGGTCTTTGACAGTCAAGAAGAACACCGTTGCCGTGGTTACCGACGGCACTGCGGTTCTTGGGCTCGGCGATATTGGTCCGGAGGCTGCAATGCCCGTTATGGAAGGCAAGGCATGTCTGTTCAAGCAATTTGGCGGGGTGGATGCCTGGCCGGTTGCTTTGGATACGAAGGACACTGACCAGATCGTCGAAATCGTGAAGGCTATTGCGCCTGCTTATGGTGGCATTAACCTGGAGGACATTTCTGCGCCCAGGTGCTTCGAGATCGAGGAGCGGCTGAGGGAAGAATTGGATATTCCGGTCTTCCATGATGACCAGCACGGCACTGCCATTGTCTGCCTAGCAGCCTTGTTGAACGCGTTGAAGCTCGTCGACAAGAAGATTGAGGACATTCGGATCGTGGTTTCCGGTGTCGGCGCCGCGGGATCAGCCATCATCAAGTTGTTGATGGCCCAGGGTGCGAAAGACATTGTTGGGTACGGCCGCAGTGGAGCACTTGTGTCTGACGATGTGGAGGGCATGCACCCATCCCGTAGGTGGCTTGCCGAACACACCAACCCTCGCAAAGTGAAGGGGTCTTTGAAGGAAGGCCTGAAGGACGCCGATGTGTTCATTGGAGTCTCGCACGGTGACATCCTGACCGGGGAAGACATCGCCCAGATGGCACCAGATGCCATCGTATTCGCGATGGCAAACCCGATTCCTGAAGTGGATCCGATGGAGGCAAGCAAATACGCGAAGATCGTGGCGACGGGGCGTTCTGATTTCCCGAACCAGATCAACAATGTGTTGGCATTCCCAGGTCTCTTCCGTGGATTGCTAGATGCTCGCGTCTCGCAGATAACCACGGAGGTGCTACGGGTAGCAGCAGTCGCAATCGCCGAAGTGATTTCCGAGGACGAATTGGCACCTGAATACATCATTCCTGGTGTGTTCCATCCTCGAGTGGCTGATGCTGTTTCCACCGCGGTAAAGGAAGCTGTGGCGGACTTGCCCCACCACGAAGTAGCCGTGCAAGAGCACGTAAATTACTAA
- a CDS encoding phospholipase D-like domain-containing protein, which yields MAKRSRIATAKKVTKYTAGGILTAQAVAAAGLVAVDEWRKRRSPSGPLSFPALAPKDLAVSDNQLTTYMDARELYDDMIYAISNAKSYVFFESFIWKGDNTGQRFKDALIAAARRGVDVFIIYDGFGNLVVPPRFKRFPKLEHLHVLQFPILKFGIFKRGLRAMGRDHRKIVVADGKIGFVGGYNIGEIYIDQWRDTHLRIEGPGVWELDNAFVDFWNEHCKGSQKHLFDRGARSWDNKITAALNTPRKLLFPVRGSYINAIERASKRVWITSAYFIPDSQIQDALLAAAHRGVDVRILVPEKSNHLIADWAARSFYAELLESGAQLWLYQDVMIHAKTMTVDGRWSTIGTANIDQLSMTGNYEINLQITDREQAAYLEKVFLEDLTNAREMSLLEWESRGAFVRMTERLVRPLRYIL from the coding sequence ATGGCAAAACGTTCCAGGATCGCAACAGCAAAGAAAGTAACCAAATATACTGCGGGAGGCATACTCACAGCTCAGGCGGTTGCTGCCGCGGGACTAGTGGCGGTTGACGAGTGGAGGAAACGCCGCAGCCCATCCGGGCCTTTGTCATTTCCCGCCCTGGCACCAAAAGACCTAGCCGTCTCGGACAACCAATTGACCACGTACATGGATGCGCGCGAACTGTATGACGACATGATCTATGCCATCTCGAACGCCAAATCCTATGTCTTCTTTGAATCATTTATCTGGAAAGGTGACAACACCGGCCAACGCTTCAAAGACGCCCTCATCGCTGCAGCGCGCCGTGGCGTAGACGTCTTCATAATCTACGACGGTTTCGGCAACCTAGTCGTGCCCCCACGGTTCAAGCGCTTCCCCAAACTGGAACACCTTCACGTATTGCAATTTCCAATCCTCAAATTCGGCATCTTCAAACGGGGACTGCGGGCAATGGGCAGAGACCACCGCAAGATCGTCGTAGCCGACGGCAAGATCGGGTTCGTAGGGGGATATAACATTGGCGAAATCTACATCGACCAATGGCGCGACACCCACCTTCGCATTGAAGGCCCCGGCGTGTGGGAGCTAGACAATGCCTTTGTTGACTTCTGGAACGAGCACTGCAAAGGATCCCAAAAACACCTCTTCGACCGCGGAGCACGCAGCTGGGACAACAAGATAACCGCTGCGCTGAACACCCCACGAAAACTCTTGTTCCCCGTCCGCGGCAGCTACATCAACGCCATCGAACGGGCCTCCAAACGCGTGTGGATTACCTCCGCATACTTCATTCCCGACTCGCAGATCCAAGATGCCCTCCTCGCAGCAGCACACCGCGGGGTGGACGTCCGCATCCTGGTGCCGGAAAAATCCAATCACCTAATTGCCGACTGGGCAGCCCGTTCCTTCTACGCCGAACTACTTGAATCCGGCGCCCAACTGTGGCTATACCAGGACGTCATGATCCATGCGAAGACCATGACGGTAGACGGACGCTGGTCAACCATCGGCACCGCCAACATTGACCAGCTATCCATGACTGGCAACTACGAGATAAACCTGCAGATCACCGATCGAGAACAGGCAGCCTATCTAGAGAAGGTTTTCCTAGAAGACCTAACCAACGCCAGAGAAATGAGCCTCCTAGAATGGGAATCACGCGGAGCCTTCGTTCGGATGACCGAACGGTTAGTCCGTCCCCTCCGATACATCCTCTAG
- the ligA gene encoding NAD-dependent DNA ligase LigA, with product MSEHEREEQESAQQLHAELTDQIEAARYQYYNQEAPELSDARYDELFARLTRLEEQHPELVDANSPTQSVGGSPEAAFTPFTHLERMLSLDDVFSLDEVSLWYQRMQKAAGTSEVPVTCEVKVDGLAISLLYEDGELTRATTRGDGTVGEDVTANIATIKQIPKRLHGEDLPRQIEIRGEIFLPLKAFADMNQKAALFNKEQEDLKAAGKKARPKQKIFVNARNAAAGSLRQKDPKVTASRPLRMITHGLGFVDWANGPQTQHGWYSQLKEWGLPVSEETERVYSLQQIYDYIDRIGKKRPQISHGIDGVVVKVDQISLQKQLGQTSRTPRWATAYKFPPVEVHTRLLDIRVHVGRTGRVTPYGLMEEAFVDGSNVSRATLHNAEEVVRKGVLIGDTVVLRKAGDVIPEIVGPVVAARDGSEREFVMPDTCPSCGAKIAAQKDGDVDLRCPNQAYCPAQITERISHLGSRGAFDIEGLGDESALALTQPEANRDEVAASLVQGQKVLLEDGNVLQLREAEDLPHAEQILKAEALLPAPAAPILSNEAPIFSLTSEDLRDVMTWRKKKDCWVQVRYFWSKGEKLSAAAAQQAGSVFGPPKEGKTVKSLMAELEAAKAQPLWRVLVGLSIRHLGPTASRALASHFGSMDALRSASVEEIAQVEGVGAVIAQSVKDWFSEPWHVEIVQAWEEAGVRMADEVEASRPQQTLAGMTVVVSGKMPGYTRESAKEAIESRGGKAAGSVSKKTSVVVAGDGAGSKATKAESLGIPVLSDEDFDSLLQSGRELLVSRGLLEDVSEGTD from the coding sequence ATGAGTGAGCACGAGCGCGAAGAACAAGAATCTGCCCAGCAGCTGCATGCAGAGCTGACAGACCAGATTGAAGCTGCGAGGTACCAGTATTACAACCAAGAAGCCCCTGAGCTTTCGGATGCTCGGTACGACGAATTATTCGCGCGCCTTACACGACTGGAGGAACAGCATCCTGAACTCGTGGACGCGAATTCCCCGACCCAGTCGGTAGGGGGTAGCCCTGAGGCAGCGTTTACTCCCTTTACTCACCTGGAGCGCATGTTGTCTCTGGACGACGTATTTTCACTCGATGAAGTTTCACTGTGGTACCAACGCATGCAGAAGGCTGCGGGCACTAGTGAAGTGCCGGTTACGTGTGAAGTGAAGGTAGATGGGCTTGCCATCTCGTTGCTATACGAGGACGGCGAACTCACGCGTGCCACCACCCGTGGAGATGGCACGGTTGGCGAAGACGTGACTGCGAATATCGCTACTATCAAGCAGATTCCTAAACGGTTGCACGGAGAGGATCTGCCGAGGCAGATCGAGATTCGCGGAGAGATTTTTCTGCCGTTGAAGGCCTTCGCTGACATGAACCAGAAGGCCGCTCTGTTCAATAAGGAGCAAGAGGATCTGAAAGCCGCTGGTAAGAAGGCAAGGCCTAAACAGAAGATTTTTGTGAATGCCCGGAATGCTGCTGCCGGGTCACTAAGGCAGAAGGATCCAAAAGTTACTGCTTCTCGCCCGTTGCGGATGATTACGCACGGCTTGGGGTTTGTGGACTGGGCAAATGGACCACAGACTCAGCACGGCTGGTATTCCCAGTTGAAGGAATGGGGATTGCCAGTTTCTGAGGAGACTGAGCGGGTTTACTCTTTGCAACAGATTTATGACTACATCGACCGGATTGGGAAGAAGCGGCCGCAGATTTCGCACGGTATTGATGGAGTGGTCGTAAAGGTCGACCAAATATCGCTCCAAAAGCAATTGGGGCAGACCTCCCGTACGCCGCGATGGGCTACCGCGTATAAGTTTCCTCCGGTAGAGGTCCATACCCGTCTACTTGATATAAGAGTGCACGTGGGGCGCACAGGCAGGGTCACCCCGTATGGACTTATGGAAGAGGCTTTTGTTGACGGTTCTAACGTGTCTCGGGCAACCCTTCACAATGCGGAGGAGGTAGTTCGCAAGGGGGTACTTATAGGAGACACTGTGGTGCTTCGTAAGGCGGGTGATGTTATTCCCGAGATCGTTGGCCCGGTAGTGGCAGCGAGAGATGGTTCCGAACGTGAATTTGTCATGCCTGATACCTGTCCGTCCTGCGGAGCTAAGATCGCGGCGCAGAAGGATGGGGACGTGGATCTTCGGTGCCCTAACCAGGCCTACTGTCCTGCTCAGATCACAGAGCGGATATCGCATTTAGGTTCTAGGGGAGCATTTGACATTGAAGGGCTAGGAGACGAATCAGCGCTTGCGCTTACCCAGCCGGAAGCCAATAGGGACGAGGTGGCGGCTTCGCTAGTGCAGGGACAGAAGGTGTTACTGGAGGACGGCAACGTATTGCAATTGCGGGAGGCGGAGGATCTTCCGCATGCCGAGCAGATCTTGAAGGCCGAGGCCCTGCTGCCTGCCCCCGCTGCTCCCATCTTGTCCAATGAGGCTCCGATTTTTAGTCTTACTTCGGAAGACTTGCGGGACGTGATGACTTGGCGGAAGAAGAAGGATTGCTGGGTCCAAGTGCGCTATTTCTGGTCGAAGGGGGAAAAGCTGTCGGCCGCTGCGGCGCAGCAAGCCGGCTCTGTCTTCGGGCCGCCGAAGGAAGGGAAAACTGTCAAATCACTGATGGCAGAGCTCGAGGCTGCCAAAGCGCAACCGCTGTGGCGGGTGCTAGTGGGGTTGTCGATTCGTCATCTAGGTCCTACTGCTTCGCGAGCATTAGCTAGCCATTTCGGTTCTATGGATGCCTTGCGTTCCGCTTCTGTTGAAGAAATTGCCCAGGTCGAGGGCGTAGGTGCGGTTATCGCGCAGTCGGTCAAGGACTGGTTTAGCGAACCTTGGCATGTAGAGATCGTGCAGGCCTGGGAAGAGGCTGGGGTCCGGATGGCAGACGAAGTCGAGGCTAGCCGTCCTCAACAAACCCTGGCGGGGATGACCGTTGTTGTTTCGGGCAAGATGCCGGGTTATACCCGTGAGTCTGCTAAGGAAGCGATCGAGTCGCGGGGCGGTAAGGCCGCCGGATCGGTGTCGAAAAAGACTAGCGTTGTGGTAGCCGGTGATGGGGCAGGATCGAAGGCTACAAAGGCAGAGTCTTTAGGGATTCCAGTGCTTTCGGATGAAGACTTCGATAGCTTATTGCAGTCGGGGCGTGAGCTTCTTGTAAGTCGCGGTTTACTAGAGGATGTATCGGAGGGGACGGACTAA